From Hippoglossus stenolepis isolate QCI-W04-F060 chromosome 4, HSTE1.2, whole genome shotgun sequence, a single genomic window includes:
- the LOC118105871 gene encoding von Willebrand factor A domain-containing protein 5A isoform X1: MQMRFNTLNTSTEVVRAASHQAPRQQEMSLNGYDSTSLMKLQSCGLRAKSCNDEVTEPKQQPPRDPLLQLVSLQKASGCWLLDPALAAAVGKTSEEVENTKPPAVNQEVWATILALIWLHGFKIDAKLEWELLAMKAVSWLRAQNVPSECVEAGNTLLGCNVQKDAMGL, encoded by the exons ATGCAAATGAGGtttaacacattaaacacatcTACGGAGGTAGTGAGAGCTGCTTCCCATCAGGCTCCAAGACAACAGGAGATGTCCCTCAACGGGTATGATTCCACTT CTCTCATGAAGCTGCAGTCATGCGGTTTGAGGGCGAAAA GCTGCAATGACGAAGTCACTGAACCAAAACAGCAGCCACCCAGAGACCCTTTGCTGCAGCTGGTCTCCCTGCAGAAGGCGtctggctgctggctgcttgATCCggctctggctgctgctgtgggaaaGACCAGCGAGGAGGTGGAGAACACAAAGCCTCCAGCT GTGAACCAGGAAGTGTGGGCCACCATTCTGGCTCTGATCTGGCTTCATGGCTTCAAGATAGATGCTAAGCTAGAGTGGGAGCTTCTGGCTATGAAGGCTGTGTCCTGGCTCCGTGCTCAGAACG TACCATCAGAGTGCGTGGAAGctggaaacacactgttggGTTGCAATGTGCAGAAAGACGCCATGGGGCTCTGA
- the LOC118105871 gene encoding von Willebrand factor A domain-containing protein 5A isoform X2 — protein MKLQSCGLRAKSCNDEVTEPKQQPPRDPLLQLVSLQKASGCWLLDPALAAAVGKTSEEVENTKPPAVNQEVWATILALIWLHGFKIDAKLEWELLAMKAVSWLRAQNVPSECVEAGNTLLGCNVQKDAMGL, from the exons ATGAAGCTGCAGTCATGCGGTTTGAGGGCGAAAA GCTGCAATGACGAAGTCACTGAACCAAAACAGCAGCCACCCAGAGACCCTTTGCTGCAGCTGGTCTCCCTGCAGAAGGCGtctggctgctggctgcttgATCCggctctggctgctgctgtgggaaaGACCAGCGAGGAGGTGGAGAACACAAAGCCTCCAGCT GTGAACCAGGAAGTGTGGGCCACCATTCTGGCTCTGATCTGGCTTCATGGCTTCAAGATAGATGCTAAGCTAGAGTGGGAGCTTCTGGCTATGAAGGCTGTGTCCTGGCTCCGTGCTCAGAACG TACCATCAGAGTGCGTGGAAGctggaaacacactgttggGTTGCAATGTGCAGAAAGACGCCATGGGGCTCTGA